GCTGCAGTTCGGCTTCGCCGTGTACGTGCGCAACGTCGTCCACGATGCGGCAGTCGAGGGCGCCTACCACGCGGCGCTCGCGGACACGACGCCGGCGCAGGGCGCCGAGCGGACGCGGGCGGTCATCGAACGGGCGGTGGGCAGCGGTTACGGCGTCGACGTTCGGGTCGGCGAGGACGGGGTGCTCGGGTACCCCGCCGTGCGGGTCACCGTCGCGGCCACCCTGCCGCTCGCGGGACTGCTCGGGGTGCCCCGTGGACTGGAGGTGCAGGCGCATGCGCCGATCGAGAGCTTCGACTGATCAGGCGGCTGCCCGCGGTGGCGTCCGTGGCGCGCTCGCCGGGGAGGACGGGTCCGCGTCCCTCGAGTTCATCGTCGGGGGAGTGCTGCTGCTGGTCCCGATCGTGTACCTGATGCTGGCGCTCGGCACGATCCAGGCGCAGTCGCTGGGCGTCGAGGCGGCGGCCCGGCATACCGCGCGGGCGATCTCGACGGCGACGGACGCCGCGGACGCCGCGGGCCGGGCCGAGCGCGTGCTGGCCTCCGTCATCGATGAGTACGGGCTCGACCCGGACGGGGTGCAGTTCCGCTGGACGTGCGCGGATGCAGCGGGCGACTGCCCGTCGGCCGGCGCGAGCCTCGTGGTGACGGTCGCCGCACGGGTCCCGCTCCCGTTCATGCCGCCGGTGTTCGACCTCGATCGCATCGGCTCGGTCCCGGTGGAAGCATCCGCCGTGCAGAAGGTCTCCCGGTTCTGGGTGGGCGGGTCATGAGGACCGTCCGGCGGGGCATCCGCGAGGAGGAGGGCACGATCCTCCCGCTCGTGCTGGGCTATGCGCTGCTGGCGCTCGCCGCAGTGTTCGTCTGCGTCTGCGCGACCGACCTCTATCTCGCGCAGAAGCGCCTGGACGGGCTGGCGGATGCCGCGGCGCTCGCCGGAGCGGATGGGTTCACGCTCGTGGTCGAGGACGGTGCGCCCCGCGCCGAGCTGACGTCGGCCGGCGTGCACGAGCAGGCCTCGGCGCTGTTCGCGACGGCGTCGATCGACGCCGCACTGGTGTCTGCGACCACGCCCGACGGTGTCTCGGCCCGCGTGGTCGCCGCAGCGGTGTGGCATCCGCCTGTCGTGTCCCTCTTCGTTCCCGAGGGCGTGCCGCTGCAGGCGACCGCGACGAGCCGCACCGCCCTGAGGTGACCCACCGCTACGCCACTGCTGTGAGATGTCACCCCGCGCGGCGGTGCCGGGTCAGAATCCGAGCGCCTCGAGGAAAGGGTTGACGAACACGCGTCGGGGGTCGAGATCGGCCCGGAGCGTCGCGACGTCGTCCCAGCGCTCGTAGCGCGAGCGGATGACGTCGGCCGGCATCGTGAACACCTTGCCCCAGTGCGGCCGTGGTGCGAACGGAGCCAGGGCCTCCTCGATCGCGGGGAGGAGCGCCTCCACCGCCGGCTGGTCCGGGCGCCACGTGAAGTGCAGGCCGACGGTTTCCCGGCCCTGCGCGCCGCTCAGCCAGAGCTCGTCCGCGGCGATCGTCCGCACCTCGTTGACGAACAGCAGCGGGGCGATGCGGTCCGCGAGCGGCCGGAGAGCGCGGATCGCGTCCGCCGCGTCCGAGCGCGCCACGAAGTACTCCGTCTGCAGCTCCTCGCCCTGGGAGGGCGTGAACTCGAGGCGGAAGTGGGCCAGCCGGTCGAGCCAGGGGCCGGGGACACCGCCCTGCACGGTGCAGCTCTCGGCGGACACGCCCGGGAGCGGGTGGCGCGGGCCGGAGGCCGGCAGCGCACCCAGGAGTCGTTCTGGGGCGGGCGCCGCATCCGTGCGGGCCTTGACCCACACCTGGTCGACGAGGGCCGGATCACGCCAGGTGGTGAACAGGCTCACGCTGTACCCGAGCGACGTGACGGCGGTGAGGTCCGCGAGCACGTCGTCCCAGGCGACCCGCTCGTAGACCGTCTGTGCGACCTCGTAGGTCGGCTCGATGTCGAGCTCGACATCGAGGACCACCCCGAGCGCGCCCAGCGAGACCACTGCGCCCTCGAAGCCGGGCTCGCCGCGCCGCAGCATCCGGATGTCGCCGGACGCGGTGAGGATCTCGAGCCCCGAGACCGAGCCTGCCAGAGACCGGTTGCGGTCTCCCGAGCCGTGCGTGCCCGTCGCGATCGCGCCGGCGACCGAGATGTGCGGCAGCGAGGCCAGGTTGCCGAGGGCCCAGCCCACGTTCTGGAGGGCACCCGCGACCTCGCCGTAGCGCATGCCCCCCGACACGCGCGCGATGCGCCGGTCCTCATCGATGTCCACGTGGGCGGGGAGGTCCGCGGTCGAGACGAGCAGCCCCGCCGTGTCCGTGATGCGGTTGAACGAATGCCGGCTGCCGAGCACCCGCACCGCGGGGGCCGCACGCACGAGGTCGCGCAGCTCCGCCCGGGAGGCGGGGTGGGCGACCTCGTCCGCCGAGTACGAGATGTTGCCCGCCCAGTTGCGTTCGGTCATGTCTCGTCCTTCGCTGGTCCGGGAACGAATCGGGGCACCCATCGCACGAATGCCGCTGCGCCGAGGATACCTATCGCCCCCATCGCGGCGGTCGCGACCGACAGGGAGACGGCGGCGGCGAGGCCCGACACGATCAGCGGCGCAAGAGCTCCGCCCGCATCCGTCAGGGTGCGCCACGAGCCGAGGAACGCGGCGGGGTCGTTCCGGGGTGCACTGTCGGCGCCGAGCGTGAGGAGGATGCCGCTGGAGAGCCCGTTGCCGACGCCGAGGACGGCGGCGAACATCGCGAACCACATGCTCGCGGAGTCCACGTCGTGCGTGAGTGAGAGGGCGAGGAACCCGCCGCCCATGAGGATCATGGCCGGAAGCGCCGCCCACAGGCGGCCGAACCGGTCCATCACCTGTCCGCTCGCGTAGAACAGCGCGAAGTCGATCGCCCCGGAGATCCCCACGACGAGCGCGATGGTCTGCGCATCCAGCCCGAGCGACAGGCCCCAGATCGGCAGCACCACCTGACGGGCGGAGCGGACCGCGGACAGGGATGCGGCGGCCAGCCCGAGGCGCGACAGCACCGATCGATAGCGCCACATCGTCCGGAACACCCCGGCGCGTTCGGACGTCGGGATGGAACCGGTGACGGGCTCGCCGCTGTCCTCGTGCGCCGACTCGTCCGCCGCGGCTCCCGACGGCACCCGGCCGGCGGCGGGTCCGCGGGCGGGGGACGGCACGGCGCTCTCCGGGTCCGGGCCCAGCAGCACGAGCAGGATCGTCGCGACGAGGCAGCCGAGGAAGAACCACACCGCCGACCGCTCGTCGCCGACGATCGCCAGGAGGGCGGCCGCCACGAAGGGGCCGAGGAACATGCCGAAGCGGAACGACCCGCCGAGCAGGGCCAGCGAGCGGGCGCGGAACGACAGCGGAACGCGCGTGGTCATGAACGAGTGCCGCGCCAGACCGAAGATCGCCGCGCAGAACCCCACCACGAAGACGGCGAGGGCGAGGACGGCGGTGGAGGGGGCGACGAGCATCGTTCCGGCGCCGACGAGTCCGAGCGCGCCTCCGATCGCCATCGTGATCCGCTCGCCGAAGCGGCCGACGGTCCATCCGGCGGGGATGTTGCCGCACAACTGCCCGACCACGAGGAAGGAGGCGATCAGCGCGGCCTGGGCGATGTCGGCGCCGAGCTGCGCGGCCAGCACGGGGATGAGCGGGATCACGGCGCCCTCGCCGAGCGCGAAGAGCACGGTCGGGCCGTAGATCATGGGCGCGAATCTCAGAAGGACGGAACCCGCGCGGTCGGACATGAGTATCCACGTTAGTCTGAAGTGTCATGCTCGAGCTCGATCTGTCTGCCGACATCCAGGCCCTCCGTTCCACCTTCGCCGATATTCAGGCCGTGGTGGATGTCGACGCGCTGCGCGCCGACATCGCCCGACTGAGCGAGGAGGCCGGCGTGCCCGACCTCTGGGACGACCCGGCACGCGCGCAGAAAGTGACCAGTGCGCTCAGCCACCGGCAGTCCGAGCTCGCTCGGATCGTCGGGATCGACAGTCGTCTCGACGACCTCGAGGTGCTGATCGAGATGGCGAACGAGATGGATGACGAGGAGTCTGCGGACGAGGCCCGCAAGGAACTCGCCCAGCTCACCGACATGATCGGCCAGCTCGAGGTGCAGACGCTGCTCGACGGCGAGTACGACGCGCGGCCGGCGGTCATCACCATCCGTGCGGGTGCGGGCGGCGTGGACGCGGCGGACTTCGCCGAGATGCTGCTGCGCATGTACCTGCGGTGGGCGGAGAAGCACAACTACTCCACGACCGTGATGGACACGAGCTACGCGGAGGAGGCGGGCATCAAGTCCGCGACCTTCGAGATCGACGCGCCTTACGCCTTCGGCACGCTGTCGGTCGAGGCCGGCACCCATCGTCTCGTGCGGATGAGCCCGTTCGGTTCTGCGGGAAAGCGGCAGACGTCGTTCGCGGCCGTCGAGGTCATCCCGCTCATGGAGGAGGCCGTCCAGGTCGACATCCCCGAGAACGACATCCGCGTCGACGTGTTCCGCTCGTCCGGTCCCGGCGGGCAGTCCGTCAACACGACGGACTCTGCCGTCCGCCTCACCCACCTGCCGACCGGCATCGTCGTGTCGATGCAGAACGAGAAGAGCCAGATCCAGAACCGCGCGGCGGCCATGCGCGTGCTCCAGTCCCGTCTGCTGCTGCTCCAGAAGGAGCAGGAGGCGGCGACCAAGAAGGAGCTCGCGGGGACGATCACCGCGAGCTGGGGCGACCAGATGCGCTCGTACGTGCTCGCCCCGTACCAGATGGTCAAGGACCTCCGGACGGACTACGAAGTCAACAACCCGTCCGCGGTGTTCGACGGCGATCTCGACGGTTTCATCGCCGCCGGCATCAAGTGGCGCAAGCGCAAGATCGAGGACTGAACCGCGCAGCGCGCCGGATGCGGTGCCACCGGGTGTCGTGCCCGATATCCCGCATCCGCGCGCTTAGGCTGTCACAGCCATGATCCGGTTCGAGAACGTCACCAAGCGGTATCGCGGCACCTCCAGACCAGCTCTGCAGAACGTGAGCTTCGAGGTGCAACGCGGCGAGTTCGTCTTCCTCGTTGGGGCGTCCGGGTCGGGGAAATCCTCGTGCCTGCGACTGGTCCTGCGCGAGGACATCCCGAGTGAGGGACGCGTGGTCGTGCTCGGCCGCGACCTGCGCAGCGTGCCGAACCGCAAGGTGCCCTACTTCCGCCGCCACGTCGGCTCGGTGTTCCAGGACTTCCGGCTGCTGCCGACGAAGACGGTGTTCCAGAACGTCGCCTTCACCCTGCAGGTCATCGGCTCCTCCCGCGGCTTCATCCAGCAGGCCGTGCCCGAGGCGCTGGCGCTCGTCGGCCTCGACGGCAAGGAGCGGCGGCTGCCGCACGAACTCTCCGGCGGGGAGCAGCAGCGCGTGGCGATCGCCCGCGCGCTGGTGAACCGCCCGCAGGTGCTGCTCGCCGACGAGCCCACCGGCAACCTCGACCCGGCCACCTCGGTGGACATCATGCAGTTGCTCGCGCGTATCAACGCGGGCGGCACGACCGTGGTCATGGCCACGCACGAGGCCGGCTTCGTCGACCAGATGCAGCGACGGGTGATCGAACTCTCGAACGGCGAGATCGTCCGTGACGAGCAGCACGGCGGCTACGGCGACACGTCCGCCATCCCGCGCCTGGTCCCGGAGGCGGAGAAGGGCGCGGCTGCGGTCGCGGCCCTGACCGCCGTGCTGGAGCTGCACCGGGAGATCTCGGAGACGGGGCAGATCGAACCGATCACCCTCGATGCCGCGGTCGCGGCGACGGAACAGGCCGCCGAGCCGGCGCTGCACGACACGGTCGCCCGCGCCACCGAGAACGCGGAGGCCGCGGCCGCCGCTGCTCTCGCGGAGAAGCTGCCGTCCGAACCGAAGCCGACGACGCGCCCCGTGCCGGTCGCCGACATCGCCGAGGTGGAGGTCACCGAGCTCGGTCTCGCCGACCGGCTGGGACTCGGCGACGGTGACGACGAAGTGGGGCCCACGCGATGAGGTTCGGTTTGATTCTGGGCGAGGCGCTCAGCGGCCTGCGGCGCAATGCCTCGATGGTGATCTCCGTCGTGCTCGTGACGTTCGTGTCGTTGACGTTCGTCGGCGCCGCGATCCTCATGCAGATGCAGATCGGCAAGATGAAGGACTTCTGGGTGGACCGCGCCCAGGTCGCCGTGTACATGTGCGCGAGCGTGTCGACCACGCCCACGTGTTCCGACGGCGTCGCGACCGAGGAGCAGATCGACGAGATCTCCGCGGAGCTCGACGGGCCCACGCTCTCGCCGCTCATCCGCGACTACACGTTCGAGACGAGCGACGAGGCGTACGCGAAGGCGATCCAGCAGCTCGGCGCCGAGTACGAGAACATCATCACCCCCGATCAGATCAACGCGACGTTCTCGATCAACCTCGTCGACCAGAGCCAGTCGGATGTGATCGCCGAGGCCTTCAGTGGCAAGGCGGGAGTCGAGGAGGTGCGGGACCAGATGCAGTATCTGGAGCCGTTGTTCTCCGCGCTGACCGTGGCCACGTACATCGCGGTCGGGATCGCCGGGCTCATGCTCGTGGCCGCTGTGCTGCTGATCGCGACGACGATCCGGCTCTCCGCGTTCGCGCGCCGGAAGGAGATCGGGATCATGCGCCTGGTGGGGGCGTCGAACCGGTTCATCCAGACCCCGTTCATCCTGGAAGGTGTGTTCGCGGCCTTCATCGGATCGGTGCTGGCCAGCGTCGGGGTGTGGAGCTTCGTCGAGTTCGGCGTCGAAGGCTATCTGCGGTCGAGGATCGGTTTCGTCACGACCTGGGTCGGGTATGCCGATCTGGCGTTGGTGATCCCGGTGATCATCGTGATCGGCGTGGTGCTGGCGGCCCTGTCGGCCGGCTTCGCCATCCGTCGCTGGTTGCGCGCCTGAGCGCGTCGCCGGTCTGTTGCTAGACTGACGGGCTGCCGTGCGCCCGCACGGTCGAATGAGGAGACAGCCATGCCCAGGGAACGCGGAGAGAAGGTCATCGCGACCAACCGCCGCGCGCGTCACGACTACACCGTCGAGAAGACGTACGAGGCCGGCCTCGTGCTCACCGGCACGGAGGTCAAGTCGTTGCGCCAGGGACGGGCGAACCTGACCGACGGGTACGCGTACATCGACGGGGGAGAGGCGTATCTCGACGCCGTGCACATCCCGGAGTACTCGCAGGGCCACTGGACCAACCACGCTGCCAAGCGCACCCGCAAGCTGCTGCTGCACAAGGACGAGATCGTGAAGATCTCGCACGCGGTGTCGGCGGGCGGCTACACGCTCGTGCCGCTGAAGCTGTACTTCCTCGACGGCCGGGCGAAGGTCGAGATCGGCGTCGCCAAGGGTAAGCGCGAGTTCGACAAGCGCCAGACGCTCCGCGAGCGGCAGGACAAGCGCGAGGCCGAACGGGCGATGCGCACCAAGAACCGCCTCGGCGACTGATCGGATCTCGCCGAGCGACCCGGATCCAGCCGAGCGACCCGGATCTCGCCGAGCGGATCCGCCGATCGATCATCTCCCCGGACGGGGACCCGTGTCGTCATCCAATCGCGGCGTGAGCCACGCGCGCATCGCCGCGTTACCGCCGGGCTGCCAGGTGCGATGGGGATCGATCCAGCCGGGTGGTCGCACCCAGGGCAGTCCCGCCCGCATCTCGATCTGCCATCCGCCGGTGTCGATCGTGCGGTGATGATGCCAGCACAGCGGCACACCGTTGTCGGTGTGCGTGGGTCCGCCGCGGGCGTGGGGGACGACGTGATGGATCTCGCACCACGGCGCCGGCACGTGGCATCCGGGGATGACGCACTCGCCGTCGCGGACCATGATCGCCCGACGCTGGTGGGCGTTGAAGATGCGCTGGACGGTGCCGAGCTCGACGATCCGCCCCTCGCTGTCGAGCACGAGGCGTTGCACCGCACCGGCACACCCGATGTGGCGGGCGACGGATGCGGAGACGGCGGCGGCATCCTGAGCGCCACCCTGCAGGAAGGCGAGCCCGGACGGATCGTCGAGCTGATCCGGTGTGACGGTTACGACAAGCGTCGGGGCGCCACCGCCGAGGCGCGGCGCGCCGTCGGAGGATGCGGCGACCGAGAGGATGCCGGCCAGGGCGTCATGTCTTCTCTGCGCGGGGGGTGCGCTGCTCCAGGTCATCGTGCACCGGCGGCGCGTCATCCGGAGCATCGGGCACGAAGTGCGGCCCCTGCTCATCGACCCTCGGGTTCAGGTAGGCGTCCAGAAGCCGCTGGAGCTGCGCGGCGACCTCGGGCATCAGGACCCCGCGGATCGGGACCGTGCCGTGCCGCGGCCGGCCGAGGGTCAGCCCTCGCTCACGGCGGCCGCGGTCGTCATCGCGGAGCGGGCCGTCGGGGTCCAGGAACAGGGCCCAGGTCTGTGCCATGATCCGCACCCCGTCGGCCGGTTCACCCGCGGTGGCAGCATCGACCAGTTCCCGTTCGGCGGAACGGATGCCGTCCGCACCCGTGAGCGAGGCGAGGATGCTCCCGCGGTCGAGCACCGGGGCGAGCGGCTCGATGATCGCCGCGGCGGCCTCGATGCCGAGGGTCCCCGACGTCACCGCCTCCCGCACGGCCGGGAACGCGCCGGGCAGGAGCTCTCCGGTGAGCGAATACCCCGGTCGCAGGCGCTCCGCCAGGCGGAGGCGGGAGCGCGCGACCTGTCCGGACACGCATCCGATCCGCTCGATGAGCTCGGCGGGTGAGTGGCATCCCGATCGGGCCGAGAGCCGCTCCGGTCCCAACGTGGCACGCGAACGTTCGGCCACCTCGCCGGTGGCGAGGACGCGGAGCCCGTCGACGGCGCGGCCGAGTTCTTCCGCGACGCGCAGCAGTGCGAGCAGCTCGGCATCCGGCATGGCGGCGAGCCGCTCCGGTGCCACGATCGACGTCACGGCCTCGCGCAGCCGTTCGCCCACCTCGGAGAGGGGGAGGGGCGGTGCTGACGTCGTCGTCATACCGCTATTCTCGCGGGGGCCTCCGACATCGATCCGGCATCGATCGCCCGCTCGGCCCGCCCGGGCGGGAACGCGTCAACGGGCGAGGAAC
The sequence above is a segment of the Microbacterium caowuchunii genome. Coding sequences within it:
- a CDS encoding TadE/TadG family type IV pilus assembly protein, producing MTRTLRRLLDDERGSAPVEFVLVGTLLTMLTLGVLQFGFAVYVRNVVHDAAVEGAYHAALADTTPAQGAERTRAVIERAVGSGYGVDVRVGEDGVLGYPAVRVTVAATLPLAGLLGVPRGLEVQAHAPIESFD
- a CDS encoding TadE family protein; amino-acid sequence: MRRSRASTDQAAARGGVRGALAGEDGSASLEFIVGGVLLLVPIVYLMLALGTIQAQSLGVEAAARHTARAISTATDAADAAGRAERVLASVIDEYGLDPDGVQFRWTCADAAGDCPSAGASLVVTVAARVPLPFMPPVFDLDRIGSVPVEASAVQKVSRFWVGGS
- a CDS encoding FAD-binding protein, yielding MTERNWAGNISYSADEVAHPASRAELRDLVRAAPAVRVLGSRHSFNRITDTAGLLVSTADLPAHVDIDEDRRIARVSGGMRYGEVAGALQNVGWALGNLASLPHISVAGAIATGTHGSGDRNRSLAGSVSGLEILTASGDIRMLRRGEPGFEGAVVSLGALGVVLDVELDIEPTYEVAQTVYERVAWDDVLADLTAVTSLGYSVSLFTTWRDPALVDQVWVKARTDAAPAPERLLGALPASGPRHPLPGVSAESCTVQGGVPGPWLDRLAHFRLEFTPSQGEELQTEYFVARSDAADAIRALRPLADRIAPLLFVNEVRTIAADELWLSGAQGRETVGLHFTWRPDQPAVEALLPAIEEALAPFAPRPHWGKVFTMPADVIRSRYERWDDVATLRADLDPRRVFVNPFLEALGF
- a CDS encoding MFS transporter: MSDRAGSVLLRFAPMIYGPTVLFALGEGAVIPLIPVLAAQLGADIAQAALIASFLVVGQLCGNIPAGWTVGRFGERITMAIGGALGLVGAGTMLVAPSTAVLALAVFVVGFCAAIFGLARHSFMTTRVPLSFRARSLALLGGSFRFGMFLGPFVAAALLAIVGDERSAVWFFLGCLVATILLVLLGPDPESAVPSPARGPAAGRVPSGAAADESAHEDSGEPVTGSIPTSERAGVFRTMWRYRSVLSRLGLAAASLSAVRSARQVVLPIWGLSLGLDAQTIALVVGISGAIDFALFYASGQVMDRFGRLWAALPAMILMGGGFLALSLTHDVDSASMWFAMFAAVLGVGNGLSSGILLTLGADSAPRNDPAAFLGSWRTLTDAGGALAPLIVSGLAAAVSLSVATAAMGAIGILGAAAFVRWVPRFVPGPAKDET
- the prfB gene encoding peptide chain release factor 2 — encoded protein: MLELDLSADIQALRSTFADIQAVVDVDALRADIARLSEEAGVPDLWDDPARAQKVTSALSHRQSELARIVGIDSRLDDLEVLIEMANEMDDEESADEARKELAQLTDMIGQLEVQTLLDGEYDARPAVITIRAGAGGVDAADFAEMLLRMYLRWAEKHNYSTTVMDTSYAEEAGIKSATFEIDAPYAFGTLSVEAGTHRLVRMSPFGSAGKRQTSFAAVEVIPLMEEAVQVDIPENDIRVDVFRSSGPGGQSVNTTDSAVRLTHLPTGIVVSMQNEKSQIQNRAAAMRVLQSRLLLLQKEQEAATKKELAGTITASWGDQMRSYVLAPYQMVKDLRTDYEVNNPSAVFDGDLDGFIAAGIKWRKRKIED
- the ftsE gene encoding cell division ATP-binding protein FtsE, whose translation is MIRFENVTKRYRGTSRPALQNVSFEVQRGEFVFLVGASGSGKSSCLRLVLREDIPSEGRVVVLGRDLRSVPNRKVPYFRRHVGSVFQDFRLLPTKTVFQNVAFTLQVIGSSRGFIQQAVPEALALVGLDGKERRLPHELSGGEQQRVAIARALVNRPQVLLADEPTGNLDPATSVDIMQLLARINAGGTTVVMATHEAGFVDQMQRRVIELSNGEIVRDEQHGGYGDTSAIPRLVPEAEKGAAAVAALTAVLELHREISETGQIEPITLDAAVAATEQAAEPALHDTVARATENAEAAAAAALAEKLPSEPKPTTRPVPVADIAEVEVTELGLADRLGLGDGDDEVGPTR
- the ftsX gene encoding permease-like cell division protein FtsX, encoding MRFGLILGEALSGLRRNASMVISVVLVTFVSLTFVGAAILMQMQIGKMKDFWVDRAQVAVYMCASVSTTPTCSDGVATEEQIDEISAELDGPTLSPLIRDYTFETSDEAYAKAIQQLGAEYENIITPDQINATFSINLVDQSQSDVIAEAFSGKAGVEEVRDQMQYLEPLFSALTVATYIAVGIAGLMLVAAVLLIATTIRLSAFARRKEIGIMRLVGASNRFIQTPFILEGVFAAFIGSVLASVGVWSFVEFGVEGYLRSRIGFVTTWVGYADLALVIPVIIVIGVVLAALSAGFAIRRWLRA
- the smpB gene encoding SsrA-binding protein SmpB translates to MPRERGEKVIATNRRARHDYTVEKTYEAGLVLTGTEVKSLRQGRANLTDGYAYIDGGEAYLDAVHIPEYSQGHWTNHAAKRTRKLLLHKDEIVKISHAVSAGGYTLVPLKLYFLDGRAKVEIGVAKGKREFDKRQTLRERQDKREAERAMRTKNRLGD
- a CDS encoding HNH endonuclease signature motif containing protein, producing the protein MTWSSAPPAQRRHDALAGILSVAASSDGAPRLGGGAPTLVVTVTPDQLDDPSGLAFLQGGAQDAAAVSASVARHIGCAGAVQRLVLDSEGRIVELGTVQRIFNAHQRRAIMVRDGECVIPGCHVPAPWCEIHHVVPHARGGPTHTDNGVPLCWHHHRTIDTGGWQIEMRAGLPWVRPPGWIDPHRTWQPGGNAAMRAWLTPRLDDDTGPRPGR
- a CDS encoding DUF222 domain-containing protein yields the protein MTTTSAPPLPLSEVGERLREAVTSIVAPERLAAMPDAELLALLRVAEELGRAVDGLRVLATGEVAERSRATLGPERLSARSGCHSPAELIERIGCVSGQVARSRLRLAERLRPGYSLTGELLPGAFPAVREAVTSGTLGIEAAAAIIEPLAPVLDRGSILASLTGADGIRSAERELVDAATAGEPADGVRIMAQTWALFLDPDGPLRDDDRGRRERGLTLGRPRHGTVPIRGVLMPEVAAQLQRLLDAYLNPRVDEQGPHFVPDAPDDAPPVHDDLEQRTPRAEKT